The window TGGCCCGGCCGGCGGTCGAGGCCGTGCTCGAGGTCTTCGCGCCCGGCACACCCCGCAGCATGGCTTCCGAGCCGTTCGATGCCGTCGTCTTCGATCACTACGACCTGTCGGCCCCCGACCACCGCGCCCTGGCCCGGGGGCGTCCGACCCTGGTGATCGATGACCTGGCCAACCGTCCGCTGGAGGCCGATCTGGTGCTGGACGCCGGACCTGCCCGTCTGGCCCAGGACTATGCCGGCCTGACGCCCCCCGGAGCGATCCTGCTCCTTGGACCGAACCATGCGCCCGTGCGCCCGGCCTTTCCGGCCCTGCGCGAAGCGGCCCTGGCCCGCCGCGCGGCTGCAGGCTCCGTGAAGCGGATCCTGGTGTCCCTGGGCCTGACCGATGTGGGCGGCATTACCGGACGGGTCGTCGATCTGCTGTTGTCCCGCCCCGGCGAGGTTGCCCTGGATGTGGTGCTGGGGAGCGGTGCCCCCAGCCTGCCCCGCTTGCGGGCAGTGACCGATCCGCGCCTCAACCTGCACATTGATACCCAGGACATGCCCCGCCTGACCCTGGAGGCGGACCTCGCGGTCGGGGCCGGCGGCTCGACCAGCTGGGAGCGCTGCATCCTGGCCCTGCCCACCCTCACCCTGGTCCTGGCCGACAATCAGGTCGCCGCCGCCACGGCCCTGCAGGCGGCAGGGGCCAGCCCCTGCCTGACCGTGGGAACACCAGATTTCGACACTGCTTTCAAAGACGAGATCGACAGGTTGATGGCGGACCAAGGCCTGCGCGCCGCCCTGTCGACGGCCAGCGCCAAGGTCTGCGACGGCGGTGGCGCCGATCGCGTGGCCGCGGCCTTTCTGGCGCGGATTGCCGGCACCTAGGCTCTAGTCCTTGGCCGCCCGCCACAGCGGTCCGACGGCCAGCAACAGGACCAGAATGTTGAACCCGGCATTGGAGGCATTGCCGGAGGCCAGCGACCCGGCGCTGTCCACGACGAACCAGGCCAGAAGACTGGCCAGAACCGCCCGGCGCACGCCTTCCGGTGCGGCATCATGGACCCATTCCGACAGGCACCAGATCAGGACGCCCCAGCCGGTCAGAAAGCCCCCGGTCAGGGCCGACAGAAACACGGTGTCCGGCGAGGCATAGGTTGTTGCGCCATCGATCGGCCAGCTCAGGAGATCGAGTGTCAGCCGGGCAGGCTCCCGCGTGTTCGCCAGGGTGCCGAGAAAGAACACGGGCCCGAAGGACCCGACGATCAGGGCCGTGACCTTCAGCCAGGCCTTGTGGAACTTTTGGGACATCTGCACCTCCTCCTGATCCCTTGCCCGGGCAGGCTGAGCCCGGGGCTGCTGTGGCTCAATTACCTGCCAGGTTATTGCTGCGGTTCAGGTCCCCTGTGACCATCGCGCTACCCAAACCCTGGAGCGTCATCATGGTCAGCCCTGCCGAAAGTCCCCTCGAGATCGTCCGCCAGTTCATGAAGGCCATGGAGCCGCTGGACTATGACACGGCCCTGAGGCTCGTCGCCGACACCTGCGAATATGTGAATCCGCCGCCCCTGCCGGTGGTCCATGGTCCGGCCGGCGTTCGCAGTTTGCTAGAGCCGTTCTTCGCACCGACCCTGGAAAACGAGTTCCGGGTCCTGCGCGAGTCCGCCAGCGGGTCGCTGGTCTTTCTGGAGCGACTTGACCGCCATCGTCTCGCCGACAAATGGGTCGAGCTGCCGGTGACGGGCGTGTTCGAGGTCCATGACGGCAAGATCACCTACTGGCGCGACTATTTCGACGCGGCCACGATCATGTCGCAGTGGCCCACCGGCTAGGGACAGGCCCAAGCCCGCTCCCCTTAAGGGAAAAAACCCGGTCGACTGCGACAAACCGCGCTGGATCACCTAACGCTCGTTAACCAAACGTTGGGCGCTTGGGCTGGATTCTGCAGCGACATCGTCGCCGCCGGATTCTCCCGCCATGCCCGCCCTGCCCGATATTCGCGGCCTGAAATACCCGGACGAGTTCGTCGCCCGGCATTTCTTCAAGCGCGGCCTGCATCAGCGCAGCGGGCGGGTCGTGGAACTGGGCGGGGGAACGGGCAACAACCTCTCGCTCTATGCGGCCTATGGCTGGTCCCTGACCGATGTCGACTATTCGCAGTCGGCTCTGGACGACGCGGCCTTCAACCTCGACGGCCGGGTTGAAACGATCCGCGCCGACCTGTCGCAAGGCCTGCCCGACCTGGGCGATACGCCCATCGACGTGCTGCTGATCCCCAACCTGCTCTGCTATCTGACCGACGCACAGGCCCGGGCCGTCCTCACGGCGGCGCGCCGGACCCTCGCCCCCGGTGCCGAGGTTTTCGTGCGCACGCGGCTGGTCGATGACTATCGCTGCGGCCGGGGCGTGGAGGAAGAGCCGCAGGGCTGGCGGCTGGCGACGCCCGAGACCGGCGAGGCCGGACTGTTCAACCTGTTCTACACCGAAGAGGGTCTGGTCAGCCGGCTGGTTGACGAACTGGGCCTGATCGAGCCGACCGCCCTGAAGGTGTCGTTCGACAATCTGCAGAACGGCAAACGCGTCGCCCCCAACAGTGATCTGGTAGTGTGGGGAGCGGTGGCATGAGCGAGCGCATTCGCATTGTCGGCGGCGGGCTGACCGGCATTCTGGCGGCCTTCGAAGCCCATCGTCTGGGCTGGCGCGACATCACGATCCAGGAGCGCTTCGAGGCGCTCGGCGGCGTGGCCCGCCCCCGGGTCGTGCATGGCCAGGAGATGCGGGACGGCTGCATCTATTTCGGCGGCGCTGGCGACCCCATCGTCGAGACCCTGTCGGCCCACGGCGCAACCTTTGAAGCCTTCGACAACCGGTTTGGCTCTGTCAGCCTGGGTGCCGACGAGCGCCGGGTCTTTACCTGGGACTTCGGCGGCCCGGCAGTCGACTGTGCCGCGACCAGGATTTCTCGCCCGGCCGGCGACAGCCTGGCCGACCGCATCGCCGCCTATCCGCCGGCCATAGCCGCCCGGCTGGACGCCTTCTGTCGCTGGCACCTGGACACCGATCTCGACCTTGTCCAGGGCGAGGCGGCCATACCGCTGGCGATCAACCGGGTCTTCCCGGCCGCAGCCGACCTGACCGCCCTGGCGGCCCTGAAGGCGACCGATCCCTGGGCTGACGAGCTCTATGCCATTCCGCGGGGCCTGTCGGGCCGCACCGCAAACCTGAGCGCCACCCTGCCGGTCGGTGGCTTCTCTGCCCTGTTCGACACCTGCCACAGGGCCCTGGTGCAGTTGGGGGTCAAGGTCGAGCTCAATGCCCTGGTCTCGCCCCGTGCCCTGCTGGCCGCCCCCCAGGCCGACGAGACCGTGGTCTGGGCCGCCAACCCGACGCCGCTGTTCAAGCCCCTCGGCCTGGCCAGGCCCGATCTGCTCAAGAAGAGCTTTGCCACCTATGTCTTCGCCGTCGAGTTCGACGGCCCCTGCCCGGTCTATGTCCAGAACTTCACGGCCCAGGGCGCGGCCTTCCGCGTCTATCTCTATGAGAGCGGCGGCCAGACCCTGGCCGTAGCCGAATGCGTACGCGAGGCCGACCTGGCCAAGCTGCCCGGCGAGATGCGGACCCTGATGTCTGGCTTCGGTGGCCTCAAGGTCGGTGCCCTGCTGCACACGGACGTCAAGCCGCGCTGGATCTACCATACGCTGGACGCCATCTCGGGCCTCAAGGCCCTTCGCCGCGAGTTGGCCGGCCGCTTCGGTACCGCCTTCATCCCGGGGGCCTGGGAGCCCTATGCCAAGGCGGCCAAGCTGTCCGAGGTCAATGCCGCCCTGCTGGCCGCGCGCGAGGACGCCCCCGCACTGGCTCCGACGGCCGCGCTGGCCGGATGACTGCGATGACCACGGCGGCGATCATGCAGCCGACCTATCTGCCCTATCTGGGCTATTTCCAGCTGATGGCGGCCAGCGACGTCTTCGTCTTTCTCGACGACGTGCAGTTCGCCCGGCGCTCGTGGCAGTCGCGCAACCGCATCCTGACGGCCCAGGGCGAGCTGATGCTGACCATTCCGGTCCGGAAACATGACCGCGACACGCCGATCAGTGCGATCGAGATCGACGACAGCCAGGGCTGGCGCGAGAAGCATCTGGCCGCCCTGCGCCATGCCTATGGCAAGCGGCCGGCCTTTGCCGAAGGCTGGGCCTTTGTCTTCGAACAGCTGGCGCAGCATCGGGACGGGCGGCTGGCCGACCTGACCTGCGACATGGCCAGGGCAGCGGCGGCGAAGATCGGCCTGACGCCCCGTCTGGTCCGGGCCTCCGAGCTGGGGGCCGAAGGTGCCCGTTCGGAGCACCTTCTGGCCGTCTGCCGGGCCGTGGGCGCGACCCACTATGTCTCGCCCACCGGCTCTGTGGACTACATGGAAGAGGACGGCGTGTTTGCGGCGGCGGGCTTTCCGGCACGGTTCCAGGCGTTCCGGCCGGTGAGCTACCCCCAAGGACCGGGCGAGTTTGTGCCGTTCATGGGCTTTGTCGACGCCCTGATGAATGTGGGCTGGGCGGGGATGGCGGCCCTGGTATCGCCAAAGCCCTAGCGAACGCCGATCACTTGCCGCATCCTTCCTTGGCAGTTGGGAGGCCGAGCATGTCCAGATCCGTCGTCGTCACAGGGGTTTCCACCGGTATCGGCTGGGCGATCACCCAGGTTCTGGTGGCGGGCGGCTTCCACGTCTTTGGCAGTGTCCGCAAACAGGCCGACGCCGAGCGCCTGCAGGCCACCTTCGGGTCCAGCTTCACCCCACTGGTCTTTGATGTCACCGACGAGGCCGCCGTCAACGCCGCGGCGCGCAAGGTCGAGGCGGCCCTGAACGGCGCGACCCTGGCGGGACTAGTCAACAATGCTGGCATCGCCGTGGCCGGCCCCCTGCTGCACCTGCCTGTGGACGAGTTTCGCCAGCAGCTGGAGGTCAACCTGACCGGGGTGGTCATCGCGACCCAGGCCTTCGCCCCACTGCTGGGGGCCCAAAGTCCGGCACGCACCGATCCCGGCCGGATCGTCAACATTTCCTCGGTCGGGGGCAAGACCGCCAATCCGTTCATGGGGCCCTACTGCACGTCCAAGTTCGGGCTGGAGGGCCTGTCGGAGTCGCTGCGCCGGGAGCTGCTGCCCTTCGGCGTCGACGTGGTGATCGTGGCCCCGGGCGCTGTGGCCACGCCGATCTGGGACAAGGCCGACAGCGTCGATGTCGCCCGCTATGCCAATACCGTCTATGCCCCGGCCCTGGCCGGCATGAAGGCCTTCATGCTGACGATCGGCAAGTCCGGCCTGCCGCCCGAACGGATCGGCGAGGCCGTGCATCTGGCCCTGACGACGGCCAGCCCCAAGACGCGCTATGTGATCTCGCCCGATCCCGTGCAGGTCCTGCTGGGCCAGATCCTGCCCAAGCGCATGCTCGACCGGATCATCGGCAAGCGACTGGGCCTGCTGCCCAAGGCTTGAGGTCTCGGAAGCTTGGGCGATTTCGCACGTTAAGGCCGGCAAGCATGGTAGGGTGACGGAGAGGCGTAACCAAACGCCCCCTGGCGCGTTCCCCCCTGATCGCGGATCGCCGCCAACGGCTCCCCACAGAAGGGAGCGAGCCCCTGATAGCCGACAATCGACAAGACGCCCCCTGGCTGGCCGCGTAGCGCCGCGTCGGACCCCTCGCGGTCCGAGCGCCATCGCGCGCCTGTCGCCCCGCACCAGAAGAAGTGACCCGCCGATGAAAACCTATCCGGGCACCCGCCCCTCCGGGCCAAAGGGCCTGAACGATTCCCGCTCGACCGGCGGTCAGCCCACCCGGCCGCGCCCGATCGATCCCGATGCCCTCCGGGGCACCAAGACGTGAGCCGCCTGACGCCGGTTCCCGCACGCCAGACGACCGTATCCGGGGAGGGCAGCGTGATCGCCTATTTGGTGCTGGTTCACCGCTATCCCGAACAGTTCAAGCGTCTGTTCCGGGCGATCCATGACCCCGACAACCACTATCTGATCCATGTCGACAAGAACTCGGGTCCGGCCCTTGAAGCCGATATCCGCGAATTCCTGTCCGCCTATCCCAACGCGGCCGTGCTGGAGAGCAAGAAGGCCCTGTGGGGCGGCTACAGCCTGGTCGATGCCGAACTGCGCGGCATGGAAAAGCTTCTGGAGATGGGCAAGGACTGGAGCTTCTTCATCAACTTGTCGGGACAGGACTTCCCGCTGATGACCCAGAAGCGCATTCGCGCCTTCCTCGCGCAAAACCGGGGCCGCGAGTTCATCCGGGTGCTGGACCAGGCCCGGATGCGTCCAGACACCATGGGCCGGGTGCTGAAACATGTGGTCGAGCTGAAGGGCCGCATCGTCGACACCCTGGCCACGCGACTCTTTCTTGACGGGGCCACCCCCTATATCGGCACCCAGTGGAAGATTGTCAGCCGGACCTTCTGCGACTTCGTCTGCCACGACCCGTCGGTGGAGCGCTACAAGGCCTTCTACCGCAACACCTTCATCGCCGATGAGGGCTTCTTCCAGACCGTGATGATGAACACCTCCACCCATGGCGAGGTGATCAATGACGACAAGCGGATGATCGACTGGATCCCTGACGGCGACATCAAGCTGAGGCCCCGCACATTCGTGGCTTCGGACGCCATGCAACTGACCACCGGCCAGGACCTCTTTGCCCGCAAGTTCGATGCAACCGAGGATTCCGAGATCCTCGACCTCCTGGAGGCCCATCTGCGCACCCAGGACGTGGCGAACGTGGATGAGGCACCAAGCGCCCCCGCACCGCGACTGCTCGTGGGGGCCTAGGCAAGTCCACCATCGGCAATGGTGAGTCGCAAACGAAAGCTGTCATCCCGGACAAGTCCGGGATGACAGTCTGTTTTGATCTGAAGCGATCCGGGAAACGGAGGACGCCCTAACCCACCATCGACCAGTCCAGCGGCTCGCCGCGGGCCAGGTCGCGTGCGGCCTTGCCGGCCAGCACCTTGGCGAGATCGGCGGGCGGCAGGCCGTTGCCGGGGCGGACCGAGCGGACATTGGCCCTGGTCAGGGGCTCGCCGGCTTTCACATCGGCGGTCACATAGAGCGAGCGGCGGAAGAGCAGGCTGGTCGCTTCCGACCCCAGGGTATCGTAGTGGGCGCGACCCAGCGAAGCCCAGGCGTTCTTGGTGTCCTCCACCAGGGCCTTAAACTCGGCGGGCTCCAGGCTGAAGGCCGCGTCAGGACCGCCGTCGGCGCGGGCCAGGGTGAAGTGCTTTTCCACCGCGCAGGCCCCGACCGAGACCGCCGCCACCGAGGCGGCCGTGCCCGGCGTGTGATCCGACAGGCCCACCGGACAACCGAAACGCTGGGCCATGTCGGCGACTGTCCGCACATTGGCGTCGGCAAAGGTGGCCGGATAGCTCGAGACACAGTGCAGCAGCAGGACGCCCGCCGCGCCGGCCGACAGGGCCGTTTCGCGGGCGGTCTCGATCTCCTGCAGATTGGCCATGCCAGTCGAGATGATCAGCGGCTTGCCCTTGCTGGCGGCATACTGGATCAGCGGGATGTCGACGGCCTCGAACGAGGCGATCTTGAAGGCCGGCGCGCCCAGGCTGTCGAGCAGGTCCACCGCCGTCTCGTCGAACGGGCTGGAGAAGATCGTCACCCCGCGCTGGCGGGCCCGCTCGAAGATCGCCGCATGCCATTCGAACGGCGTATGGGCCTCTTCGTAAAGCTCATACAGGGTGCGCCCGTCCCACAGTCCGCCATGGATCTTGAACTCGGGGCGGTCGACATCGAGGGTGATGGTGTCGGCGGTATAGGTCTGGATCTTGATCGCGTCGCAACCGGTCGCGGCGGCGGCGTCGACCATGGTCAGGCAGCGCTCGAGGCTGCCATTGTGATTGCCCGACAGTTCACAGATCACATAGGGCGACTGGTCGGTGCCGATCTTGCGGCCGGCGATCTCGATGAAGGGGGAGTCGGTCATGGCGCGGTCCGGAGCAACATGGTTTCCGGCAGTTTAACCCGGGAAAGGTGGACGAGGCGTCAATCGCCGCCGCCGCCGCCGTCTCCACCGCCCCCATCGCCATCGCTGGAGCCGTCGGAGTCGTCAGAGCCCTCTGACTTGGACCCCTTGGAGGAGGAACCGATGGGGACAATGCCGCCATCGCCGCCGTCTGTGGCGCGATCCCGCTTCTTGTTCTTCTCGGCGGCTGCGCCCGCCCCCATCATGGCCACGCCCGAGCCGGCACCGATGGCGACGCCCAAGGCGAGACCCAGGGCCAGATTGTCGAGCGCCAGGCCCAGAGCCACCCCGATGGCGATCCCGACGCCAATGCCGATCGGCAAACCCGCTTTCATGATGTCCCCCGTGTTGCAGCCATCGCGCTAAGCTGGAATCGACACTATATCTGCGCCCATGTCGACCTCCTCCGCCCCCCGCCAGACCCGCTGCCTGATCATTGGTTCAGGCCCCGCCGGCTACACCGCCGCCATCTATGCCGCGCGCGCCCTGCTGAAGCCCGTGCTGATCGCCGGCATCCAGCCGGGTGGCCAGCTGACCATCACCACCGATGTCGAGAACTATCCGGGCTTTGCCGACGTCATCCAGGGTCCGTGGCTGATGGACCAGATGAAGGCCCAGGCCGAGCATGTCGGCACCGAGTTCGTTAGCGACATCGTGCTGTCGGCCGACCTCTCCAAGCGCCCGTTCCACATCAAGTGCGACAGCGGCGAGGAATGGCTGGCCGAGACCCTGATCATCGCCACCGGGGCCCAGGCCAAGTGGCTGGGGCTTGAAAGCGAGAGCAAGTTCCAGGGCTTTGGCGTCAGCGCCTGCGCCACCTGCGACGGCTTCTTCTATCGCAACAAGGACGTGGTCGTGGTCGGCGGCGGCAATACGGCCGTCGAAGAAGCCCTGTTCCTGACCAGTTTTGCCCGCAAGGTCACCCTGGTCCACCGCAAGGACGAACTGCGGGCCGAGAAGATCCTGCAGGAGCGCCTGCTGGCCCATCCCAAGATCGAGATTGCCTGGAACAGTGCCATCGACGAGGTGCTGGGCGACAGCAACCCGATGGGCGTAACCGGCGTCCGCCTCAAGAACGTGATCACCGACGACCTGAGCGAGCTGAAGTGCGACGGCGTGTTCATCGCCATCGGCCATGCCCCGTCGTCCGAGCTGTTCAAGGATCAGCTGGAAACCCATGCCG of the Caulobacter henricii genome contains:
- the pseG gene encoding UDP-2,4-diacetamido-2,4,6-trideoxy-beta-L-altropyranose hydrolase → MSRPAILFVCNAGPDVGGGHVMRSLTLAEALTSAGADCAFLARPAVEAVLEVFAPGTPRSMASEPFDAVVFDHYDLSAPDHRALARGRPTLVIDDLANRPLEADLVLDAGPARLAQDYAGLTPPGAILLLGPNHAPVRPAFPALREAALARRAAAGSVKRILVSLGLTDVGGITGRVVDLLLSRPGEVALDVVLGSGAPSLPRLRAVTDPRLNLHIDTQDMPRLTLEADLAVGAGGSTSWERCILALPTLTLVLADNQVAAATALQAAGASPCLTVGTPDFDTAFKDEIDRLMADQGLRAALSTASAKVCDGGGADRVAAAFLARIAGT
- a CDS encoding limonene-1,2-epoxide hydrolase family protein, with the translated sequence MVSPAESPLEIVRQFMKAMEPLDYDTALRLVADTCEYVNPPPLPVVHGPAGVRSLLEPFFAPTLENEFRVLRESASGSLVFLERLDRHRLADKWVELPVTGVFEVHDGKITYWRDYFDAATIMSQWPTG
- a CDS encoding class I SAM-dependent methyltransferase, encoding MPALPDIRGLKYPDEFVARHFFKRGLHQRSGRVVELGGGTGNNLSLYAAYGWSLTDVDYSQSALDDAAFNLDGRVETIRADLSQGLPDLGDTPIDVLLIPNLLCYLTDAQARAVLTAARRTLAPGAEVFVRTRLVDDYRCGRGVEEEPQGWRLATPETGEAGLFNLFYTEEGLVSRLVDELGLIEPTALKVSFDNLQNGKRVAPNSDLVVWGAVA
- a CDS encoding NAD(P)-binding protein, which encodes MSERIRIVGGGLTGILAAFEAHRLGWRDITIQERFEALGGVARPRVVHGQEMRDGCIYFGGAGDPIVETLSAHGATFEAFDNRFGSVSLGADERRVFTWDFGGPAVDCAATRISRPAGDSLADRIAAYPPAIAARLDAFCRWHLDTDLDLVQGEAAIPLAINRVFPAAADLTALAALKATDPWADELYAIPRGLSGRTANLSATLPVGGFSALFDTCHRALVQLGVKVELNALVSPRALLAAPQADETVVWAANPTPLFKPLGLARPDLLKKSFATYVFAVEFDGPCPVYVQNFTAQGAAFRVYLYESGGQTLAVAECVREADLAKLPGEMRTLMSGFGGLKVGALLHTDVKPRWIYHTLDAISGLKALRRELAGRFGTAFIPGAWEPYAKAAKLSEVNAALLAAREDAPALAPTAALAG
- a CDS encoding WbqC family protein, encoding MTTAAIMQPTYLPYLGYFQLMAASDVFVFLDDVQFARRSWQSRNRILTAQGELMLTIPVRKHDRDTPISAIEIDDSQGWREKHLAALRHAYGKRPAFAEGWAFVFEQLAQHRDGRLADLTCDMARAAAAKIGLTPRLVRASELGAEGARSEHLLAVCRAVGATHYVSPTGSVDYMEEDGVFAAAGFPARFQAFRPVSYPQGPGEFVPFMGFVDALMNVGWAGMAALVSPKP
- a CDS encoding SDR family NAD(P)-dependent oxidoreductase — its product is MSRSVVVTGVSTGIGWAITQVLVAGGFHVFGSVRKQADAERLQATFGSSFTPLVFDVTDEAAVNAAARKVEAALNGATLAGLVNNAGIAVAGPLLHLPVDEFRQQLEVNLTGVVIATQAFAPLLGAQSPARTDPGRIVNISSVGGKTANPFMGPYCTSKFGLEGLSESLRRELLPFGVDVVIVAPGAVATPIWDKADSVDVARYANTVYAPALAGMKAFMLTIGKSGLPPERIGEAVHLALTTASPKTRYVISPDPVQVLLGQILPKRMLDRIIGKRLGLLPKA
- the pseI gene encoding pseudaminic acid synthase — encoded protein: MTDSPFIEIAGRKIGTDQSPYVICELSGNHNGSLERCLTMVDAAAATGCDAIKIQTYTADTITLDVDRPEFKIHGGLWDGRTLYELYEEAHTPFEWHAAIFERARQRGVTIFSSPFDETAVDLLDSLGAPAFKIASFEAVDIPLIQYAASKGKPLIISTGMANLQEIETARETALSAGAAGVLLLHCVSSYPATFADANVRTVADMAQRFGCPVGLSDHTPGTAASVAAVSVGACAVEKHFTLARADGGPDAAFSLEPAEFKALVEDTKNAWASLGRAHYDTLGSEATSLLFRRSLYVTADVKAGEPLTRANVRSVRPGNGLPPADLAKVLAGKAARDLARGEPLDWSMVG
- the trxB gene encoding thioredoxin-disulfide reductase, translating into MSTSSAPRQTRCLIIGSGPAGYTAAIYAARALLKPVLIAGIQPGGQLTITTDVENYPGFADVIQGPWLMDQMKAQAEHVGTEFVSDIVLSADLSKRPFHIKCDSGEEWLAETLIIATGAQAKWLGLESESKFQGFGVSACATCDGFFYRNKDVVVVGGGNTAVEEALFLTSFARKVTLVHRKDELRAEKILQERLLAHPKIEIAWNSAIDEVLGDSNPMGVTGVRLKNVITDDLSELKCDGVFIAIGHAPSSELFKDQLETHAGGYLLVAPGTASTAIEGVYAAGDVTDHVYRQAVTAAGMGCMAALEAVRFLAEQDHIRDRHPISHAEAEKIGVW